From a region of the Streptomyces venezuelae genome:
- a CDS encoding maleylpyruvate isomerase family mycothiol-dependent enzyme, translated as MTVQPHPDLQPYADAWTHSIEAISELVLPLTEGEWNRATPCPGWSVRDVVSHIIGIECEQLGDPRPIHTVARDLRHVVDEFSRYMEVQVDVRRHHTAPEMTSELEYTVIRRSRQLRNEKRDPATMVRGPLGDQVTLEQALRLRAFDVWIHEQDLRAALGAPGNWDSPGAYVARDLLLAGLPKVVAKRAGAPANSAVVIDVHGQLEFMRTVRVDADGRGTVDKSPSLGPAVTLTLDWETYVRLAAGRVRAHTVADRVKVEGDAQLADAILTQFSVTP; from the coding sequence TTGACCGTCCAGCCGCATCCCGACCTCCAGCCCTATGCCGACGCCTGGACACACTCCATCGAGGCGATATCCGAGTTGGTCCTCCCGCTGACGGAGGGCGAGTGGAACCGGGCGACGCCGTGTCCCGGCTGGTCGGTCCGTGATGTCGTGTCACACATCATCGGCATCGAGTGCGAGCAGCTCGGCGACCCGCGGCCGATCCACACCGTGGCGCGGGACCTCCGGCACGTGGTGGACGAGTTCAGCCGGTACATGGAGGTCCAGGTCGACGTACGCCGTCACCACACGGCGCCGGAGATGACCTCGGAGCTGGAGTACACGGTGATCCGGCGCTCCCGGCAGCTGCGGAACGAGAAGCGGGATCCGGCCACGATGGTCCGCGGGCCGCTCGGTGACCAGGTGACGCTGGAGCAGGCGCTGCGGCTGCGGGCGTTCGACGTGTGGATCCACGAGCAGGACCTGCGGGCGGCGCTCGGGGCACCGGGGAACTGGGACTCACCCGGTGCGTACGTGGCGCGCGACCTCCTGCTGGCCGGGCTCCCGAAGGTGGTGGCCAAGCGGGCGGGCGCGCCGGCCAACTCGGCCGTGGTGATCGACGTGCACGGTCAGCTGGAGTTCATGCGGACGGTACGGGTGGACGCGGACGGCCGCGGCACGGTGGACAAGTCTCCGTCGCTGGGCCCGGCGGTGACCCTGACGCTGGACTGGGAGACCTACGTCCGCCTGGCGGCGGGCCGGGTCCGGGCGCACACCGTCGCTGACCGGGTGAAGGTGGAGGGCGACGCACAGCTGGCGGACGCCATCCTCACGCAGTTCTCCGTGACCCCGTAG
- a CDS encoding DUF4240 domain-containing protein, with product MDKQRFWKLIETARAEAEPQEVSARAAELLASRPESEIAASQQVLWDLLAESYRAPLWAAAYLINGGCSDDGFDYFRGWLLTQGQEVFEAALTDPDSLAGHPAVAAAAAEGLDLEDESALSIAWTAYEAGTGRELPADSFTISYPALDPSWDFDFDDAAELEARLPRLSALFGPA from the coding sequence ATGGACAAGCAGAGGTTCTGGAAGCTGATCGAGACGGCCCGCGCGGAAGCGGAACCGCAGGAGGTGTCCGCCCGCGCGGCCGAACTCCTCGCGAGCCGGCCGGAGTCGGAGATAGCCGCCTCCCAGCAGGTGCTGTGGGACCTGCTGGCGGAGTCCTACCGGGCGCCGCTCTGGGCCGCGGCCTACCTGATCAACGGGGGCTGCTCGGACGACGGCTTCGACTACTTCCGCGGCTGGCTCCTCACCCAGGGCCAGGAGGTCTTCGAGGCGGCCCTGACCGACCCCGACTCCCTGGCCGGGCATCCGGCGGTCGCCGCGGCAGCGGCCGAGGGCCTGGACCTGGAGGACGAGAGCGCCCTGTCGATCGCCTGGACCGCCTACGAGGCCGGCACCGGCCGCGAACTGCCCGCGGACTCCTTCACGATCAGCTACCCGGCCCTGGACCCGTCCTGGGACTTCGACTTCGACGACGCGGCCGAACTGGAGGCCCGGCTGCCGCGGCTCAGCGCCCTGTTCGGCCCCGCCTGA
- a CDS encoding carbon-nitrogen family hydrolase yields the protein MRASLIQIAVNEGESVSSRRARVAELVREQAGSDLVVLPELWPVGAFAYEQFETEAEPLDGPTYEAMSEAARDAGVWLHAGSVVERAGDGSLYNTALVLSPAGELAATYRKIHRFGFDQGEAVLMSAGDSLTTVTLPEQTLGIATCYDLRFPELFRGLVDAGATTMVVAAGWPARRRAHWTLLSRARAVEDQSYVLACGTAGTHAGVEQAGHSLVVDPWGEVLAEAGPGEEVLTVDLDPAKVPDTRSQFPALKDRRLGR from the coding sequence GTGCGCGCCTCGCTGATCCAAATCGCAGTGAACGAGGGCGAGTCGGTGTCTTCCCGACGTGCCCGCGTGGCCGAACTCGTACGGGAGCAGGCAGGCTCCGATCTTGTCGTCCTGCCGGAGCTGTGGCCGGTCGGCGCGTTCGCGTACGAGCAGTTCGAGACCGAGGCCGAACCGCTCGACGGCCCGACCTACGAGGCCATGTCCGAGGCGGCGCGCGACGCCGGCGTCTGGCTCCACGCGGGTTCGGTCGTCGAGCGCGCGGGCGACGGCTCCCTCTACAACACCGCCCTCGTCCTCTCCCCGGCGGGCGAGCTCGCCGCCACCTACCGGAAGATCCACCGCTTCGGCTTCGACCAGGGCGAAGCGGTGCTGATGTCGGCCGGGGACTCCCTCACCACGGTGACCCTGCCGGAGCAGACCCTCGGCATCGCCACCTGCTACGACCTGCGCTTCCCCGAGCTGTTCCGCGGCCTGGTCGACGCCGGGGCCACCACGATGGTCGTCGCGGCGGGCTGGCCGGCCCGCCGCCGCGCGCACTGGACCCTGCTGAGCCGGGCGCGCGCCGTGGAGGACCAGTCCTACGTCCTGGCCTGCGGGACGGCCGGCACCCACGCGGGCGTGGAGCAGGCCGGGCACAGCCTGGTGGTCGACCCGTGGGGCGAGGTCCTGGCGGAGGCGGGCCCCGGCGAGGAGGTCCTCACCGTGGACCTGGACCCGGCCAAGGTCCCCGACACCCGGTCCCAGTTCCCGGCCCTGAAGGACCGCCGCCTGGGCCGCTGA
- a CDS encoding DUF418 domain-containing protein: protein MAETLLAPAAPKTARLPLLDVLRGAAILGTLMTNVWIFTAPGSEWGVFQGSMKVPDPIADPSAAHLAESVFRFLADGKFLALLTVLFGVGLAIQFDSAARRGDPWPGRYPRRAAFLFVEGTVHFALVFAWDVLMGYAVTALLVAWLLARSEKVRKGAMWTAAGLHLALMSLATLDALSRPAGAPRNPDPATVELYATGGYPAQVAFRLEHFPALRIEPVVSFGLLVFLFLLGVRLHRAGAFTPTAEGHRIRTRMAGWGLGLGLPLNAATTLGGSDFYLLGRYGAAPVLALGYIGLIGLSLDRRWIPAPVSLALGSVGRTALSCYVAQNLLCMLLCYGIGLGLAERLGGSGPWWVMGLWAGVSLTLAAGSWLWLRRFGHGPLEAVQRKVLSSGR from the coding sequence ATGGCCGAAACCCTGCTCGCCCCGGCGGCGCCCAAGACCGCCCGGCTCCCGCTCCTCGACGTCCTGCGCGGCGCCGCGATCCTCGGCACCCTCATGACCAACGTCTGGATCTTCACCGCGCCCGGCTCGGAGTGGGGGGTGTTCCAGGGCTCGATGAAGGTGCCCGACCCGATCGCGGACCCCTCCGCCGCGCACCTCGCCGAGAGCGTCTTCCGCTTCCTCGCCGACGGCAAGTTCCTGGCCCTGCTGACGGTCCTGTTCGGGGTGGGCCTGGCCATCCAGTTCGACTCGGCCGCCCGCCGCGGCGATCCCTGGCCCGGCCGCTACCCGCGCCGCGCCGCCTTCCTCTTCGTCGAGGGAACCGTCCACTTCGCGCTCGTCTTCGCCTGGGACGTGCTCATGGGGTACGCCGTCACGGCCCTGCTCGTCGCCTGGCTGCTGGCCCGCTCCGAGAAGGTGCGCAAGGGAGCCATGTGGACGGCCGCCGGCCTGCACCTGGCGCTGATGTCCCTGGCGACCCTCGACGCGCTGAGCCGGCCCGCCGGGGCCCCCAGGAACCCGGATCCGGCCACCGTCGAGCTGTACGCCACAGGCGGCTACCCCGCCCAGGTCGCCTTCCGTCTGGAGCACTTCCCCGCCCTGCGCATCGAGCCGGTCGTCTCCTTCGGACTCCTCGTGTTCCTCTTCCTCCTCGGGGTGCGGCTGCACCGCGCGGGCGCCTTCACCCCCACCGCGGAGGGCCACCGCATCCGGACCCGGATGGCCGGCTGGGGCCTGGGCCTCGGGCTGCCGCTGAACGCCGCGACCACCCTCGGCGGCTCCGACTTCTACCTCCTGGGCCGCTACGGCGCCGCCCCGGTGCTCGCCCTCGGCTACATCGGCCTGATCGGCCTCTCCCTCGACCGGCGGTGGATCCCGGCCCCGGTGAGCCTCGCCCTCGGCTCCGTCGGCCGCACCGCCCTGTCCTGCTACGTCGCCCAGAACCTGCTCTGCATGCTGCTCTGCTACGGCATCGGGCTGGGCCTCGCCGAGCGGCTCGGCGGCAGCGGCCCCTGGTGGGTGATGGGCCTGTGGGCCGGCGTGAGCCTGACCCTGGCCGCCGGATCGTGGCTGTGGCTGCGCCGCTTCGGCCACGGCCCCCTGGAGGCCGTGCAGCGCAAGGTCCTCAGCTCCGGCCGGTGA
- a CDS encoding GntR family transcriptional regulator, which yields MSAPTASVTAADRVYQHVKQGVLDRRYEGGTLLTEGELAAAVGVSRTPVREALLRLETEGLLKLYPKKGALVLQVSVQEITDVLETRLLVEEFTVRRAVPASPGLLDRLAALLDEQRRHADAGDLAAMMAADRGFHAEIVRSAGNEILCRLYDQLRDRQLRMGVALLHAHPERLDRTLAEHAEILEALRAGDADTAAAAVRGHIGRVEALVRGPGR from the coding sequence ATGTCCGCCCCCACTGCTTCCGTGACCGCTGCCGACCGCGTCTACCAGCACGTCAAGCAGGGGGTGCTCGACCGTCGCTACGAAGGCGGCACCCTCCTGACCGAGGGCGAACTGGCCGCGGCCGTAGGGGTGTCCCGTACGCCCGTCCGCGAGGCGCTGCTGCGGCTGGAGACCGAGGGGCTGCTGAAGCTGTACCCGAAGAAGGGCGCGCTGGTCCTCCAGGTATCCGTGCAGGAGATCACCGACGTCCTCGAAACCCGGCTGCTGGTCGAGGAGTTCACCGTACGCAGAGCCGTACCGGCGTCACCGGGTCTGCTGGACCGGCTCGCCGCCCTGCTCGACGAACAGCGCCGGCACGCCGACGCGGGCGACCTCGCCGCGATGATGGCCGCCGACCGGGGCTTCCACGCCGAGATCGTGCGCAGTGCCGGGAACGAGATCCTGTGCCGCCTCTACGACCAGCTCCGCGACCGGCAGCTGCGGATGGGCGTGGCCCTGCTGCACGCCCACCCGGAGCGGCTGGACCGGACGCTCGCCGAGCACGCGGAGATCCTGGAAGCGCTGCGCGCCGGGGACGCGGACACGGCGGCCGCGGCGGTCCGCGGTCACATCGGCCGGGTCGAGGCCCTCGTGCGGGGGCCGGGCCGGTGA
- a CDS encoding protease inhibitor I42 family protein — protein MEVRSIVLVPDEPYELRLTGRGARGYVWTWQVTGDADTVAVAEAAADPAAAEAPPGAPVERIYVVRARPPGGGRARIRFAQVRPPYPDEAPYDEFVLDVEVPAVTGRS, from the coding sequence GTGGAGGTACGGAGCATCGTGCTGGTCCCGGACGAGCCGTACGAGCTGCGGCTCACCGGGCGGGGCGCGCGCGGGTACGTGTGGACCTGGCAGGTCACCGGGGACGCGGACACGGTGGCGGTGGCGGAGGCCGCCGCGGACCCGGCCGCCGCCGAGGCGCCGCCGGGGGCCCCGGTGGAGCGGATCTACGTGGTCCGGGCCCGGCCCCCGGGCGGGGGCCGGGCCCGGATCCGCTTCGCACAGGTCCGGCCGCCCTACCCGGACGAGGCCCCGTACGACGAGTTCGTCCTGGACGTGGAGGTGCCGGCGGTCACCGGCCGGAGCTGA
- a CDS encoding C1 family peptidase, which translates to MPEESVQSVGELRAQLVAQGARWSVLEHLADEEPVPRPSLGLEPGANLTTAEDAGVIDLAGIIGHASGNPHLTRRRAAHGLLPGVRGPAAPARPAAVDWRNRWGWPWITKVKDQNPCGSCWAFGAAGLVESMARIEHDVWAERSEGDVHDGLRFTCGQGSNPETALDWIKANGGLADPDCWPYSTPPAGLPAARRDAWRAEYTPSWDRSGRTVRITDYVRLGDVEQQKVWLDTVGPLTACFDVYDDFFGLGSGVYHRTSDRLAGGHCVLIVGYDDAAGCWLFKNSWGTGYHVGGYGRIAYGEVDIDHWAKCGLRGTNPDPWTKRRLHSGNVYESGNGRAHRNFELLATAPGGRLQHWWREGDSPFAWARAGTFATDASGQPAFTGTTYNRNMESLHVTTGGRLRHWYYEQSGGAWRDGGLFGPGDAATGSTPAFIQSDYGKPGNFEVVVRTADGRLNHWWRINGAPWTWNDGGRFASGIAHYGPALVQTRGRHLDLVAALTDGRMQLWWRDDPNGFTWRAGEIFGSGTAAVSAPCLIEGQFGAADEDTAGNYELCVAVAGGRVEHWWRGNAGGSPWRRSAVFGHDVACVTGMLQGSFGFNLEVVVLRTDRRLQHYWRDGAGWHEGSVIGPV; encoded by the coding sequence ATGCCGGAGGAATCTGTCCAGTCGGTGGGGGAGCTGCGCGCGCAGCTCGTCGCGCAGGGGGCGCGCTGGTCGGTCCTGGAGCACCTCGCCGACGAGGAGCCCGTGCCGCGGCCTTCGCTCGGCCTGGAGCCCGGGGCCAACCTGACCACCGCCGAGGACGCGGGGGTGATCGACCTGGCGGGGATCATCGGCCACGCCAGCGGCAACCCCCATCTGACCCGGCGCCGCGCGGCCCACGGGCTGCTGCCCGGAGTCCGGGGGCCCGCGGCCCCGGCCCGTCCCGCGGCCGTGGACTGGCGCAACCGCTGGGGCTGGCCGTGGATCACCAAGGTGAAGGACCAGAACCCGTGCGGTTCCTGCTGGGCCTTCGGCGCCGCCGGCCTCGTGGAGTCCATGGCCCGGATCGAGCACGACGTATGGGCGGAGCGTTCCGAGGGGGACGTCCACGACGGACTGCGCTTCACCTGCGGCCAGGGCAGCAACCCGGAGACCGCCCTCGACTGGATCAAGGCGAACGGCGGGCTCGCCGACCCGGACTGCTGGCCGTACAGCACTCCGCCCGCGGGGCTCCCGGCCGCCCGCCGCGACGCCTGGCGCGCCGAGTACACGCCCAGCTGGGACCGCTCCGGCCGGACCGTCCGGATCACCGACTACGTCCGGCTCGGCGACGTGGAGCAGCAGAAGGTCTGGCTGGACACGGTCGGCCCGCTGACCGCCTGCTTCGACGTCTACGACGACTTCTTCGGCCTCGGCTCGGGCGTGTACCACCGGACGAGCGACCGTCTCGCGGGCGGCCACTGCGTGCTGATCGTCGGCTACGACGACGCGGCCGGCTGCTGGCTGTTCAAGAACTCCTGGGGCACGGGCTACCACGTCGGCGGCTACGGCCGGATCGCCTACGGCGAGGTCGACATCGACCACTGGGCCAAGTGCGGCCTGCGCGGCACCAATCCCGACCCGTGGACCAAGCGCCGCCTGCACAGCGGCAACGTCTACGAGAGCGGCAACGGCCGCGCCCACCGCAACTTCGAGCTGCTCGCCACCGCCCCCGGCGGCCGCCTCCAGCACTGGTGGCGCGAGGGCGACTCCCCGTTCGCCTGGGCCCGCGCCGGCACCTTCGCCACCGACGCCTCCGGCCAGCCCGCCTTCACCGGTACCACCTACAACCGCAACATGGAGTCCCTGCACGTGACCACCGGCGGCCGGCTGCGGCACTGGTACTACGAGCAGTCCGGCGGTGCCTGGCGCGACGGCGGCCTCTTCGGGCCGGGCGACGCGGCCACCGGTTCGACGCCGGCGTTCATCCAGAGCGACTACGGCAAGCCGGGCAACTTCGAGGTGGTCGTCCGGACCGCCGACGGCCGCCTCAACCACTGGTGGCGGATCAACGGCGCCCCCTGGACCTGGAACGACGGAGGCCGCTTCGCCTCCGGCATCGCCCACTACGGGCCCGCCCTCGTCCAGACCCGCGGCCGCCACCTGGACCTCGTCGCCGCCCTCACCGACGGCCGGATGCAGCTGTGGTGGCGCGACGATCCGAACGGCTTCACCTGGCGGGCCGGGGAGATCTTCGGCAGCGGTACGGCGGCCGTCTCCGCGCCCTGCCTGATCGAGGGGCAGTTCGGGGCCGCGGACGAGGACACCGCGGGGAACTACGAGCTGTGCGTGGCCGTCGCCGGCGGCCGGGTCGAGCACTGGTGGCGCGGCAACGCGGGCGGCTCGCCCTGGCGGCGCAGCGCGGTCTTCGGACACGACGTCGCCTGCGTCACCGGGATGCTCCAGGGCAGTTTCGGGTTCAATCTGGAAGTCGTCGTCCTGCGCACCGACCGCCGCCTCCAGCACTACTGGCGCGACGGCGCGGGCTGGCACGAGGGGTCGGTGATCGGCCCCGTCTGA
- a CDS encoding MFS transporter: MPADPPGGGRAVAVWGIGVAVYFVAVIFRTSLGVAGLDAADRFHVNASALAAFSLLQLLVYAGMQIPVGLMVDRLGTKKVLTLGAVLFTAGQLGFALSPSYGMALAARALLGCGDAMTFISVLRLGTRWFPARRGPLMAQLAGLVGMAGNLVSTLVLAPVLHGVGWTAAFAGSAVAGLVVLVPLTLFLRDHPEGFGPAPSQHASGGFVRRQIRESWAEPGTRLGLWVHFTTQFPAMVFLLLWGMPFLVEAQGLSRTTAGGLLTLVVASNMALGLVYGQAVGRRQSARIPLALGTVGLTALLWAAVLAYPGDRAPMWLLVALCLVLGGCGPASMIGFDFARPANPPERQGTASGITNMGGFIASMTTLLTVGVLLDATGDNYRIAFSTVFVLEALGVLSILRLRPLALAREAAKGRAALPAQPEPVSRAGVFPEAAAREAP; encoded by the coding sequence CTGCCCGCCGACCCGCCGGGCGGTGGCAGGGCCGTCGCCGTCTGGGGCATCGGCGTCGCCGTCTACTTCGTGGCGGTGATCTTCCGTACCAGCCTGGGCGTGGCCGGCCTGGACGCCGCAGACCGCTTCCACGTCAACGCCTCGGCGCTGGCCGCCTTCTCCCTCCTCCAGCTGCTGGTCTACGCGGGCATGCAGATCCCGGTGGGCCTGATGGTGGACCGGCTCGGCACCAAGAAGGTGCTGACCCTGGGCGCGGTGCTGTTCACCGCCGGCCAGCTCGGCTTCGCGCTGTCGCCCTCGTACGGGATGGCACTCGCCGCGCGGGCACTGCTGGGCTGCGGCGACGCGATGACCTTCATATCGGTGCTGCGGCTCGGCACCCGGTGGTTCCCGGCCCGGCGCGGCCCGCTGATGGCGCAGCTGGCCGGGCTGGTCGGCATGGCGGGCAACCTCGTCTCCACCCTCGTCCTCGCCCCGGTCCTGCACGGGGTCGGGTGGACCGCCGCGTTCGCGGGCAGTGCGGTGGCGGGGCTGGTGGTCCTGGTGCCGCTGACGCTGTTCCTGCGGGACCACCCCGAGGGGTTCGGGCCGGCGCCGTCGCAGCACGCGTCCGGTGGCTTCGTACGCCGCCAGATCCGCGAGTCCTGGGCCGAACCCGGCACCCGGCTCGGCCTGTGGGTGCACTTCACCACGCAGTTCCCCGCGATGGTGTTCCTGCTGCTGTGGGGCATGCCCTTCCTGGTCGAGGCGCAGGGGCTCTCGCGGACCACCGCGGGCGGGCTGCTGACGCTGGTCGTCGCCTCGAACATGGCGCTCGGGCTGGTCTACGGCCAGGCCGTCGGCCGCCGCCAGTCCGCGCGGATCCCGCTCGCCCTGGGCACGGTCGGTCTCACCGCCCTGCTGTGGGCGGCGGTCCTCGCGTATCCCGGCGACCGGGCGCCGATGTGGCTGCTGGTCGCCCTGTGCCTGGTGCTGGGCGGCTGCGGACCGGCGTCGATGATCGGCTTCGACTTCGCCCGCCCGGCCAACCCGCCGGAGCGCCAGGGCACCGCCTCCGGCATCACGAACATGGGCGGCTTCATCGCCTCCATGACCACCCTGCTGACGGTCGGCGTCCTGCTCGACGCCACGGGCGACAACTACCGCATCGCCTTCTCCACGGTCTTCGTCCTCGAAGCGCTGGGCGTGCTCAGCATCCTGCGCCTGCGCCCCCTCGCCCTGGCCCGCGAGGCGGCCAAGGGCCGCGCCGCCCTCCCCGCCCAGCCGGAGCCGGTGTCCCGGGCGGGTGTGTTCCCCGAGGCGGCGGCGCGCGAGGCCCCGTAG
- a CDS encoding TOPRIM nucleotidyl transferase/hydrolase domain-containing protein — MGDMSSFQDAVAAWVAGGSGEPAHELATLLSVRGAVLLEGPSDVAAVNALAESYGRDLASEGVCVLAMGGAMNVSRYVDRLGPRGLDLHLTGLCDERERGYYARSWARAGLAPDFFVCDADLEDELIRTLGVERVTELIEQEGELRPLQTFLSQPAQQGRHPQQQLRRFLGTKGGRKIHYGRVLIEALPPDRVPAPLGDLFAVV, encoded by the coding sequence TTGGGTGACATGAGTTCCTTCCAGGACGCGGTCGCCGCGTGGGTGGCGGGTGGATCCGGCGAGCCGGCGCACGAGCTGGCCACGCTGCTGTCCGTCCGGGGGGCCGTCCTTCTCGAAGGGCCGAGCGACGTCGCCGCGGTGAACGCGCTGGCGGAGAGCTACGGCCGGGACCTCGCGTCGGAGGGGGTCTGCGTCCTGGCGATGGGCGGGGCGATGAACGTGTCCCGCTACGTCGACCGACTCGGTCCGAGGGGTCTGGACCTGCATCTGACAGGTCTGTGCGACGAGAGGGAACGCGGCTACTACGCCCGCAGCTGGGCGCGGGCCGGCCTGGCACCGGACTTCTTCGTGTGCGACGCGGACCTGGAGGACGAGCTCATCCGCACCCTGGGTGTGGAGCGGGTGACGGAGCTCATCGAGCAGGAGGGCGAACTGCGTCCCCTGCAGACGTTCCTGTCCCAGCCCGCGCAACAGGGCCGCCACCCCCAGCAGCAGTTGCGGCGGTTCCTCGGCACCAAGGGGGGTCGCAAGATCCACTACGGCCGGGTGCTGATCGAGGCGCTCCCGCCCGACCGCGTGCCCGCCCCGCTCGGGGACCTGTTCGCCGTCGTCTGA
- a CDS encoding LURP-one-related/scramblase family protein: MKYLVRDKMLAIGDDYWIEDEDGRHAFLVDGKALRFRDTLELKDPDGLILITLREKLFTLRDAMTLERDERRLAVIRRKRLSLVRGHFRVTLAEGTGLDVSGRILDREFKVEYDGELLALVSRQWYRLRETYAVDVVREDADAALLIAVAVCVIRLAEKEREGGVSPDGVPGP, encoded by the coding sequence ATGAAATACCTCGTACGGGACAAAATGCTGGCCATCGGGGACGACTACTGGATCGAGGACGAGGACGGCCGGCACGCCTTCCTCGTCGACGGCAAGGCGCTGCGCTTCCGGGACACGCTGGAGCTGAAGGATCCCGACGGGCTGATCCTGATCACCCTGCGGGAGAAGCTGTTCACCCTGCGGGACGCGATGACGCTGGAGCGGGACGAGCGGCGGCTCGCGGTGATCCGCCGCAAGCGGCTGTCGCTGGTGCGGGGCCACTTTCGCGTGACTCTCGCCGAAGGCACCGGGCTCGACGTCAGCGGGCGGATCCTGGACCGCGAGTTCAAGGTCGAGTACGACGGGGAGCTGCTCGCGCTGGTCTCGCGGCAGTGGTACCGCCTGCGCGAGACGTACGCGGTGGACGTGGTCCGGGAGGACGCGGACGCGGCGCTGCTGATCGCGGTCGCGGTGTGCGTGATCCGGTTGGCGGAGAAGGAACGGGAGGGCGGGGTCAGTCCCGATGGTGTTCCCGGGCCGTGA
- a CDS encoding FAD-dependent monooxygenase: MRTVLISGGGIAGPVLAHLLRRHGFEPTVVERAPGVRGGGQAVDIRGVALDVVARMGLLERASRVRTRMRGMSVLGPDGTEVGRSTEATFSSGRLDGEDIEVLREDLVRMVHEHTRADVAYLFGDTLTGLEEHEDGVRAEFAHAAPRTFDLVVGADGLHSTVRRLAFGPEEDHAHHLGSYLSVFGTDNFLGLEDWQMWLRDADMGFGIMPVRDNTELRVAFGFESAPLAPELRTGEALRRTVVERLESLRWEGARLAEAARKAPDFYCDAMAQIRMDRWSRGRVVLLGDAGYCPSPLSGQGTSLALVGAHVLAESLAGASGDHLAAYARYEERMRPFVDLNQALATENPGGPASEESVTRAKNAISLDG; encoded by the coding sequence CCTCGCCCACCTCCTGCGCCGCCACGGCTTCGAGCCCACCGTCGTCGAACGCGCCCCCGGCGTCCGTGGCGGCGGGCAGGCCGTCGACATCCGCGGCGTCGCGCTCGACGTGGTGGCACGCATGGGCCTGCTGGAGCGGGCGAGCCGGGTACGCACCCGGATGCGCGGCATGTCGGTCCTCGGCCCCGACGGAACCGAGGTCGGCCGCTCCACCGAGGCGACCTTCAGCAGCGGCCGGCTCGACGGCGAGGACATCGAGGTGCTGCGCGAGGACCTGGTGCGGATGGTCCACGAACACACCCGCGCGGACGTCGCGTACCTCTTCGGCGACACCCTCACCGGGCTGGAGGAACACGAGGACGGGGTGCGGGCGGAGTTCGCGCACGCGGCGCCGCGCACCTTCGACCTCGTCGTCGGCGCCGACGGACTGCACTCCACCGTGCGCCGGCTGGCCTTCGGCCCCGAGGAGGACCACGCCCACCACCTGGGCAGCTACCTCTCGGTGTTCGGCACGGACAACTTCCTCGGCCTGGAGGACTGGCAGATGTGGCTGCGGGACGCGGACATGGGGTTCGGCATCATGCCCGTACGCGACAACACCGAACTGCGCGTCGCCTTCGGCTTCGAGTCGGCCCCCCTCGCCCCGGAGCTGCGCACCGGCGAGGCCCTGCGGCGGACCGTCGTCGAGAGGCTGGAGTCCCTGCGGTGGGAAGGGGCCCGCCTGGCCGAAGCCGCCCGCAAGGCACCCGACTTCTACTGCGACGCCATGGCCCAGATCCGGATGGACCGGTGGTCTCGGGGCCGCGTCGTCCTGCTCGGGGACGCCGGCTACTGCCCCTCCCCCCTCTCGGGTCAGGGCACCAGCCTGGCCCTGGTGGGCGCCCACGTGCTGGCCGAGTCCCTCGCCGGGGCGTCCGGCGACCACCTCGCCGCGTACGCCCGCTACGAGGAGCGGATGCGGCCCTTCGTCGACCTCAACCAGGCCCTTGCGACGGAGAACCCGGGCGGACCCGCGTCCGAGGAATCGGTGACCCGTGCCAAGAACGCGATCTCGCTGGACGGCTGA